A genomic segment from Cyanobium sp. NIES-981 encodes:
- the hypE gene encoding hydrogenase expression/formation protein HypE yields MSGSPPLPQDGEACIQLAHGGGGTLMQQLIDQELRALYADPEQVLHDAASLALPHGRLAFSTDGYVVQPLEFPGGDIGRLAVVGTANDLAMAGARPLWISVALILEEGLPLALLRRLVASMAAAARECGVAIVTGDTKVVERGKADGLFITTSGIGALPDPAPGRTAATDPGVINPAAIRPGDQVLVSGDLGRHGVAILAARHGLRLEPPVLSDCAPLWPLVEQLLAAGAVPHCLRDLTRGGLASALQELALAAGVEIAIEEERLPVIPAVAGTCALLGFEPLHLANEGRLVAVVAPEQRALVEPLLEAGGGAWIGEVRPAGRSPRVLLTTALGTERLLLPLSGELLPRIC; encoded by the coding sequence GTGAGCGGTTCCCCGCCCCTGCCCCAGGACGGTGAGGCCTGCATCCAGCTGGCCCACGGCGGCGGCGGCACCCTGATGCAGCAGCTGATCGATCAGGAGCTGCGGGCCCTCTACGCCGATCCGGAGCAGGTGCTGCACGATGCCGCCAGCCTGGCGCTGCCCCACGGCCGGCTGGCCTTCAGCACCGATGGCTACGTGGTGCAGCCGCTGGAGTTTCCGGGCGGCGACATCGGCCGGCTGGCGGTGGTGGGCACCGCCAACGATCTGGCCATGGCCGGGGCCCGCCCCCTGTGGATCAGCGTGGCCCTGATCCTGGAGGAGGGGCTGCCGCTGGCGCTGCTGCGGCGGCTGGTGGCCTCGATGGCGGCCGCGGCCCGGGAGTGCGGCGTGGCGATCGTCACCGGCGACACCAAGGTGGTGGAGCGGGGCAAGGCCGACGGCCTCTTCATCACCACCAGCGGCATCGGCGCGCTGCCCGATCCCGCCCCGGGGCGCACGGCCGCCACCGATCCCGGCGTCATCAATCCCGCCGCCATCCGCCCCGGCGATCAGGTGCTGGTGAGCGGCGATCTGGGCCGCCATGGGGTGGCGATCCTCGCCGCCCGCCACGGGCTGCGGCTGGAGCCGCCCGTGCTCAGCGACTGCGCTCCTCTCTGGCCCCTGGTGGAGCAGCTGCTGGCGGCCGGCGCGGTGCCCCACTGCCTGCGGGATCTCACCCGCGGCGGGCTGGCCAGTGCCCTGCAGGAGCTGGCCCTGGCGGCCGGGGTGGAGATCGCCATCGAGGAGGAGCGTCTGCCGGTGATCCCGGCGGTGGCCGGCACCTGCGCGCTGCTCGGCTTCGAGCCCCTGCACCTGGCCAACGAGGGGCGGCTGGTGGCGGTGGTGGCACCGGAGCAGCGGGCGCTGGTGGAGCCGTTGCTCGAGGCTGGGGGCGGCGCCTGGATCGGGGAGGTGCGGCCGGCCGGCCGGAGCCCGCGGGTGCTGCTCACCACGGCCCTCGGCACCGAGCGGCTGCTCCTGCCCCTCAGCGGCGAACTGCTGCCACGGATCTGCTGA
- the nifJ gene encoding pyruvate:ferredoxin (flavodoxin) oxidoreductase: MTTLTQLPGVQAAVQPERVTLDANEAVARVAYRLNEVIAIYPITPASPMGEWADAWASQGRPNLWGAVPEVVELQSEGGAAGTVHGALQAGALTTTFTASQGLLLMLPNLYKVAGELTPAVIHVAARSLAAQGLSIFGDHGDVMAARGTGWGLLCSASVQEAADMAAIAARASLRSRLPFLHVFDGFRTSHEIQKVAALDDDLLRALIPEDAVREHRARALSPEHPVVRGTAQNPDVYFQARESVNRFHDAGPAAVLEAMDRFAALTGRRYQPYQYTGPADAERVLVLMGSGAETALEAAEVLQAAGERVGVLKLRLFRPFAARWLVEALPATTRAIAVLDRCKEPGSVGEPLYLDVLAAVAEAWPAVHGPLPLPRVLGGRYGLSSKEFTPAMVKAVADHLKGALVPGADALNHFTVGIHDDVTHRSLPLEESFVTERPRSESGEVRAVFYGLGSDGTVGANKAAIKIIGEGTDLFAQGYFVYDSKKSGSVTVSHLRFGPRPIRSTYLIQRPTFVACHQWDFVGRFDLLAGIEPGGVVLLNSPFEPAETWARLPEALRGQIRRGGLAVHVINAYRVAREAGMGPHINTVMQACFFALSGVLPRQEALERIRASIHHSYGRKGEAVVAMNLAALDASLDHLQPLHWRSLDAEATAPLPGAVAQPGPARSPASSEPSLTEPSVRERLAAAPPFVRHVIAPMLERRGDGLPVSALPCDGTWPVGTARWEKRNIAAEVPVWESDLCVQCGKCVMVCPHGVIRAKVAEPEAFAAAPEGFRTAPARDHAFPGQTFTIQVAAEDCTGCSLCVEVCPARDRRQPRRKAINMAPQRPLRQQARGHWDYFLQLPEVPRAGLNLHRIGQQQLQEPLFAFSGACAGCGETPYLKLATQLFGDRMLVANATGCSSIYGGNLPTTPWSANGEGRGPAWSNSLFEDNAEFGYGMRVALDQRRQAALSLLECLAPQLPPALVEALRTADQGDEAGLLEQRQRVALLKERLQALGQEAGAEPSRAAARLLELADALVKTSVWLVGGDGWAYDIGFGGLDHVLASGRDVNVLVLDTEVYSNTGGQASKATPLGAVAKFAAGGKGAAKKDLGLMAMTYGHVYVASVAMGARDEHTIRAFLEAESYPGPSLILAYSHCIAHGIAMARGMEHQKLAVDAGRWLLYRHDPRRLERGENPLQLDSPAPSRSLKEAMAAEQRFQMLRYSQPERAHQLLEEAERERDRRWAAYRALAGSGGGLRS, encoded by the coding sequence ATGACGACACTCACCCAGCTGCCCGGGGTTCAGGCGGCGGTTCAGCCCGAGCGGGTCACGCTCGACGCCAACGAGGCGGTGGCGCGGGTGGCCTACCGCCTCAACGAGGTGATCGCCATCTACCCGATCACCCCCGCCTCGCCCATGGGCGAATGGGCCGATGCCTGGGCGTCGCAGGGGCGGCCCAACCTCTGGGGAGCGGTGCCGGAGGTGGTGGAGCTGCAGAGCGAGGGGGGCGCCGCCGGCACGGTGCATGGCGCCCTGCAGGCCGGGGCGCTCACCACCACCTTCACCGCCAGCCAGGGCCTGCTGCTGATGCTCCCCAACCTCTACAAGGTGGCGGGGGAGCTGACGCCGGCGGTGATCCATGTGGCCGCCCGCTCCCTGGCCGCCCAGGGGCTCTCGATCTTCGGTGACCACGGCGATGTGATGGCCGCCCGCGGCACCGGCTGGGGCCTCCTCTGCTCGGCCTCGGTGCAGGAGGCCGCCGACATGGCCGCCATCGCGGCGCGGGCCAGCCTGCGCAGCCGGCTGCCGTTCCTGCATGTGTTCGACGGCTTCCGCACCTCCCACGAGATCCAGAAGGTGGCGGCCCTGGATGACGACCTCCTGCGCGCCCTGATCCCCGAAGACGCGGTGCGCGAGCACCGCGCCCGTGCCCTCAGCCCCGAGCATCCGGTGGTGCGGGGCACGGCCCAGAACCCGGATGTGTACTTCCAGGCGCGGGAGTCGGTGAACCGCTTCCATGACGCCGGCCCGGCCGCCGTGCTGGAGGCGATGGACCGGTTCGCCGCCCTCACCGGCCGCCGCTACCAGCCCTACCAGTACACGGGGCCGGCCGATGCCGAGCGGGTGCTGGTGCTGATGGGCTCCGGTGCCGAAACCGCCCTGGAGGCGGCCGAGGTGCTGCAGGCCGCCGGCGAGCGGGTGGGGGTGCTGAAGCTGCGGCTGTTCCGGCCCTTCGCGGCCCGCTGGCTGGTGGAGGCCCTGCCGGCCACCACCCGGGCGATCGCCGTGCTGGACCGCTGCAAGGAGCCCGGCTCGGTGGGCGAGCCCCTCTATCTCGATGTGCTGGCCGCCGTGGCCGAGGCCTGGCCCGCCGTGCATGGCCCGCTGCCCCTGCCCCGGGTGCTGGGCGGGCGCTACGGGCTCTCCTCCAAGGAGTTCACCCCGGCGATGGTGAAGGCGGTGGCCGATCACCTCAAGGGGGCGCTCGTGCCGGGGGCGGATGCGCTCAACCACTTCACGGTGGGCATCCACGACGACGTGACCCACCGCTCCCTGCCGCTGGAGGAGAGCTTCGTCACCGAACGCCCCCGCTCCGAAAGCGGCGAGGTGCGGGCCGTGTTCTACGGCCTCGGCTCCGATGGCACCGTGGGCGCCAACAAGGCGGCGATCAAGATCATCGGCGAGGGCACCGATCTCTTCGCCCAGGGCTACTTCGTCTACGACTCGAAGAAATCGGGTTCGGTCACCGTGTCGCACCTGCGCTTCGGGCCGCGGCCGATCCGCTCCACCTATCTGATCCAGCGGCCCACCTTCGTGGCCTGCCACCAGTGGGATTTCGTGGGCCGCTTCGATCTGCTGGCCGGCATCGAGCCGGGCGGGGTGGTGCTGCTCAACAGTCCCTTCGAGCCGGCCGAAACCTGGGCGCGGCTGCCGGAGGCGCTGCGGGGGCAGATCCGCCGGGGCGGCCTGGCGGTGCACGTGATCAACGCCTACCGGGTGGCCCGCGAGGCGGGCATGGGGCCCCACATCAACACCGTGATGCAGGCCTGCTTCTTCGCCCTCAGCGGCGTGCTGCCCCGCCAGGAGGCCCTCGAGCGGATCCGCGCCTCCATCCACCACAGCTACGGCCGCAAGGGGGAGGCGGTGGTGGCCATGAACCTGGCCGCCCTCGATGCCAGCCTCGACCACCTGCAGCCGCTGCACTGGCGCAGCCTCGATGCCGAGGCGACGGCACCCCTGCCCGGCGCGGTGGCCCAGCCGGGGCCTGCCCGGAGCCCTGCCTCCAGCGAGCCCAGCCTCACCGAGCCCAGCGTCCGCGAGCGGCTGGCGGCGGCGCCGCCCTTCGTGCGGCACGTGATCGCCCCGATGCTGGAGCGCCGCGGCGATGGGCTGCCCGTGAGCGCCCTGCCCTGCGACGGCACCTGGCCGGTGGGCACCGCCCGCTGGGAGAAGCGCAACATCGCCGCCGAGGTGCCGGTGTGGGAGAGCGACCTGTGTGTGCAGTGCGGCAAGTGCGTGATGGTGTGCCCCCACGGCGTGATCCGCGCCAAGGTGGCCGAGCCCGAGGCCTTCGCCGCGGCCCCCGAGGGCTTCCGCACCGCCCCCGCCCGCGACCACGCTTTCCCCGGGCAGACCTTCACCATCCAGGTGGCCGCTGAAGACTGCACCGGCTGCAGCCTCTGCGTGGAGGTGTGTCCGGCGCGGGATCGCCGCCAGCCCCGGCGCAAGGCGATCAACATGGCGCCGCAGCGGCCCCTGCGCCAGCAGGCCCGCGGCCACTGGGACTACTTCCTGCAGCTGCCGGAGGTGCCCAGGGCCGGGCTGAACCTGCACAGGATCGGCCAGCAGCAGCTGCAGGAGCCCCTGTTCGCCTTCTCCGGCGCCTGCGCCGGCTGCGGCGAAACGCCCTATCTCAAGCTCGCCACCCAGCTGTTCGGCGACCGCATGCTGGTGGCCAACGCCACCGGCTGCAGCTCCATCTACGGCGGCAACCTGCCCACCACCCCCTGGAGCGCCAACGGCGAAGGCCGCGGCCCGGCCTGGAGCAATTCCCTGTTCGAGGACAACGCCGAGTTCGGCTACGGCATGCGGGTGGCCCTCGACCAGCGGCGCCAGGCGGCCCTCTCCCTGCTGGAGTGCCTGGCGCCCCAGCTGCCGCCGGCCCTGGTGGAGGCCCTGCGCACGGCGGACCAGGGCGATGAGGCCGGCCTCCTGGAGCAGCGGCAGCGGGTGGCCCTGCTCAAGGAGCGGCTGCAGGCCTTGGGGCAGGAGGCCGGCGCCGAACCCTCCCGCGCCGCCGCCCGCCTCCTGGAGCTGGCCGATGCTCTGGTGAAAACCAGCGTGTGGCTGGTGGGCGGCGACGGCTGGGCCTACGACATCGGCTTCGGCGGCCTCGATCACGTGCTGGCCAGCGGCCGTGACGTGAACGTGCTGGTGCTCGACACCGAGGTGTACTCCAACACCGGCGGCCAGGCCTCGAAGGCCACGCCCCTGGGGGCGGTGGCCAAGTTCGCCGCCGGCGGCAAGGGGGCCGCCAAGAAGGATCTGGGCCTGATGGCGATGACCTACGGCCACGTGTATGTGGCCAGCGTGGCCATGGGCGCCCGGGACGAGCACACCATCCGCGCCTTCCTCGAGGCGGAGAGCTACCCGGGCCCCTCGCTGATCCTGGCCTACTCCCACTGCATCGCCCACGGCATCGCCATGGCCAGGGGGATGGAACACCAGAAGCTGGCGGTGGATGCGGGCCGCTGGCTGCTCTACCGCCACGACCCCCGGCGGCTGGAGCGGGGCGAGAACCCCCTGCAGCTCGACAGTCCGGCGCCGAGCCGTTCCCTGAAGGAGGCGATGGCGGCGGAACAGCGCTTCCAGATGCTGCGCTACAGCCAGCCCGAACGGGCCCACCAGCTGCTGGAGGAGGCGGAGAGGGAGCGCGACCGCCGCTGGGCCGCCTATCGCGCCCTGGCCGGCAGCGGCGGAGGCCTGCGGTCATGA
- the hypD gene encoding hydrogenase formation protein HypD encodes MSRVAELAARLRASVTRPWTLMEVCGGQTHAIVRWGLDQLLPEGLRLIHGPGCPVCVTPAATLDAALALARRPEVILCSYGDMLRVPGSAPGDDLLGVRAAGGDVRLLTSPLQAIALARENAGRQVVFLAVGFETTAPATALLARQALALGLANLSLLNAHVRVPPAMAAILEAPGNQVQGFLAAGHVCTVMGLQELEPLAAGHGVPVVATGFAPEELLLGLWRCVQLLEAGTPAVVNAYGQVVRQHGNPRARALLQEVFAVVDQPWRGLGVIPGGGLGLRPAYAALDARQRFGLCDQAPGSGGETTSRDDDGVSECIAGLILQGRAVPTDCPAFGGRCRPEHPLGAPMVSSEGACAAYHRYRSAAPTTAAAL; translated from the coding sequence GTGAGCCGGGTCGCCGAGCTGGCCGCGCGGCTCCGCGCCAGCGTGACCCGCCCCTGGACGCTGATGGAGGTGTGCGGCGGCCAGACCCACGCCATCGTGCGCTGGGGCCTCGATCAGCTCCTGCCCGAGGGGCTGCGGCTGATCCATGGCCCGGGCTGCCCGGTGTGCGTCACCCCGGCCGCCACCCTCGATGCGGCCCTGGCCCTGGCCCGCCGGCCGGAGGTGATCCTCTGCTCCTACGGCGACATGCTGCGGGTGCCCGGCAGCGCGCCCGGCGACGATCTGCTGGGGGTGCGGGCGGCCGGCGGCGACGTGCGCCTGCTCACCTCGCCGCTGCAGGCGATCGCCCTGGCCCGGGAGAATGCTGGGCGGCAGGTGGTGTTCCTGGCGGTGGGCTTCGAGACCACGGCGCCGGCCACGGCCCTGCTGGCCCGCCAGGCCCTGGCCCTCGGCCTGGCCAACCTCTCGCTGCTCAACGCCCATGTGCGGGTGCCGCCGGCGATGGCCGCGATCCTCGAAGCCCCCGGCAACCAGGTGCAGGGCTTTCTGGCGGCGGGCCATGTGTGCACGGTGATGGGCCTGCAGGAGCTGGAGCCGCTCGCCGCCGGCCACGGCGTGCCGGTGGTGGCCACGGGGTTCGCGCCCGAGGAGCTGCTATTGGGCCTGTGGCGCTGCGTGCAGCTGCTGGAGGCCGGCACCCCCGCGGTGGTGAACGCCTATGGCCAGGTGGTGCGGCAGCACGGCAACCCCCGCGCCCGGGCCCTGCTGCAGGAGGTGTTCGCGGTGGTGGATCAGCCCTGGCGCGGGCTGGGGGTGATCCCGGGGGGGGGGCTGGGGCTGCGGCCCGCTTACGCGGCTCTCGATGCCCGCCAGCGCTTCGGGCTGTGCGACCAGGCGCCAGGGTCCGGCGGTGAGACCACCAGCCGGGACGACGACGGCGTCTCGGAGTGCATCGCCGGCCTGATTCTGCAGGGACGGGCCGTGCCCACCGACTGCCCCGCCTTCGGCGGCCGCTGCCGGCCGGAGCATCCGCTCGGGGCGCCGATGGTGTCGAGCGAGGGGGCCTGCGCGGCCTACCACCGCTACCGCAGCGCCGCGCCGACGACCGCCGCCGCCCTGTGA
- a CDS encoding dihydroorotate dehydrogenase-like protein, whose translation MTTSSLRPDLSTSYLGLPLRTPLVVGAAGPLSETVAQLEVLEQAGAAAIVLHSLFEEQIEREQLALHWQVQQGSESYGEALSYLPELAATHGGADPYLRLIEQARRRLSIPVIASLNGSRAGRWVETARRIEAAGAAALELNIYSMPTDPELSSAAIEARVEEIVREVRAEVALPLAVKLGPFFTNFSAMARRVAAAGAQGLVLFNRFYQPDIDIEEMTVRPNLLLSTPHDLRLPMRWIALLHGRVALDLIGSGGVHRGTDVVRLLMAGACATQVVAALLRHGPERLRGLEDELAVWMVEHELASVSALIGCMSQAQCPDPEEYERAQYMRVIQSYRPGSTIPAPGGW comes from the coding sequence ATGACCACAAGCTCCCTGCGGCCCGACCTCTCCACCTCCTACCTGGGGCTGCCGCTGCGCACGCCGCTGGTGGTGGGGGCGGCCGGACCCCTCAGCGAAACCGTGGCCCAGCTCGAGGTTCTGGAGCAGGCCGGCGCCGCCGCGATCGTGCTGCATTCGCTGTTCGAGGAGCAGATCGAGCGGGAGCAGCTCGCCCTGCACTGGCAGGTGCAGCAGGGCAGCGAGAGCTACGGCGAGGCCCTCAGCTACCTGCCCGAGCTGGCCGCCACCCACGGGGGCGCCGACCCCTACCTGCGGCTGATCGAGCAGGCGCGCCGCCGGCTCTCGATCCCGGTGATCGCCAGCCTCAACGGCAGCCGCGCCGGCCGCTGGGTGGAGACGGCGCGCCGCATCGAGGCCGCCGGGGCCGCTGCCCTCGAACTCAACATCTATTCCATGCCCACCGATCCCGAGCTCTCCAGCGCCGCCATCGAGGCCCGGGTGGAGGAGATCGTGCGGGAGGTGCGGGCCGAGGTGGCCCTGCCCCTGGCGGTGAAGCTGGGGCCTTTCTTCACCAACTTCAGCGCCATGGCGCGGCGGGTGGCGGCGGCCGGCGCCCAGGGCCTGGTGCTGTTCAACCGCTTCTACCAGCCCGACATCGACATCGAGGAGATGACGGTGCGGCCCAATCTGCTGCTCAGCACTCCCCATGATCTGCGCCTGCCGATGCGCTGGATCGCCCTGCTGCATGGGCGGGTGGCGCTGGATCTGATCGGCAGTGGCGGCGTGCACCGCGGCACCGACGTGGTGCGGCTGCTGATGGCGGGCGCCTGCGCCACCCAGGTGGTGGCGGCCCTGCTGCGCCACGGGCCCGAGCGTCTGCGGGGGCTGGAGGACGAGCTGGCCGTCTGGATGGTGGAACACGAGCTGGCCAGCGTCAGCGCGCTGATCGGCTGCATGAGCCAGGCCCAGTGCCCCGATCCCGAGGAGTACGAGCGGGCCCAGTACATGCGGGTGATCCAGAGCTACCGCCCCGGCTCCACCATCCCGGCGCCGGGGGGCTGGTGA
- a CDS encoding galactose mutarotase, which produces MVLQQRREPYPHWEYTDPSGAEVLRVVPERGGLVTGWSSLGRDWLYFDAERFADPDLSVRGGIPVLFPICGGLPDGRLPLPQGVFTLAQHGFARDRAWELSALEGGDGVRLTLAHDPHTLAAFPFLFRLSLEYRLAPGQLGITAQVANAGEDPMPFSFGLHPYWAVDDLSAVRLEGLPAEGFDHHTMAPATLAAQLEALGEGVDLLAHPAGPVRLRGVAGGAAVTLEPDAPLDLVVLWTDPPRPMVCLEPWTAPRGALISGDRRLLVDPGGCCSLSCRYRVDRGWG; this is translated from the coding sequence ATGGTTCTGCAACAGCGGCGTGAGCCCTATCCCCACTGGGAATACACCGATCCTTCCGGTGCCGAGGTGCTGCGGGTGGTGCCCGAGCGAGGTGGCCTGGTCACCGGCTGGAGCAGCCTGGGCCGCGACTGGCTCTACTTCGACGCGGAGCGCTTCGCCGATCCGGATCTGTCGGTGCGGGGGGGGATCCCGGTGCTGTTTCCGATCTGCGGCGGCCTCCCCGACGGCCGGCTGCCCCTGCCCCAGGGGGTGTTCACCCTGGCCCAGCACGGTTTCGCCCGTGACCGGGCCTGGGAGCTGTCGGCCCTGGAGGGTGGCGATGGCGTGCGGCTCACCCTTGCCCATGACCCGCACACGCTGGCGGCCTTCCCCTTTCTCTTCCGCCTCAGCCTCGAGTACCGGCTGGCCCCCGGCCAGCTGGGCATCACGGCGCAGGTGGCCAACGCGGGCGAGGATCCGATGCCCTTCAGCTTCGGGCTCCATCCCTACTGGGCCGTTGACGACCTTTCGGCCGTGCGCCTCGAGGGGCTGCCGGCGGAGGGCTTCGACCACCACACCATGGCGCCGGCCACCCTGGCCGCGCAGCTCGAGGCGCTGGGCGAAGGCGTGGACCTGCTGGCCCACCCTGCCGGCCCGGTCCGGCTGCGCGGCGTCGCCGGCGGCGCCGCGGTGACCCTGGAGCCGGACGCTCCCCTGGACCTGGTGGTGCTCTGGACCGATCCGCCCAGGCCGATGGTGTGCCTGGAGCCCTGGACAGCGCCCCGCGGGGCGCTGATCAGCGGGGATCGCCGCCTGCTGGTGGATCCGGGCGGCTGCTGCAGCCTGAGCTGCCGCTACCGGGTGGACCGCGGGTGGGGCTGA
- the hypF gene encoding carbamoyltransferase HypF: MSQARLLLHCRGTVQGVGFRPFVHRLASELALTGELENVAGAVRLDLHGERPALETFLSRLARELPLPAVLRPLQPTWLPPRLPPPAGLRIAAAAPRPLGPGLFAPALLADRAPCPACRAELADPASRRHRYPFISCCVCGPRYSIATAEPFARAHTTLAAFPLCPACRREFEDPTDRRFHAETTGCPACGPRLALVDGNGNPLPAAEGRDPIAAAAALLRSGGILALQGVGGFQLLVEATRPQAVAELRRRKRRPAKPFALLVGDPAWLAAEVRIGPAELALLRSPAAPIVLLRRRHGTVAVSLATDVAPGSPSLGVMLPASPLHQLLVEAVGRPLVATSGNPSGEPLCIDPLEARQRLGAIADGFLLHNRPIARPLDDSLLQLIDGRPALLRRARGYAPAPLDLPQPPPADRAVLALGGDLKAAPALARGGRVWVAPYQGDLAGLRQQQAVEQGLDAILEPGPGPALQALVADAHPGYVGGAIAARLARRHGLPLHRVQHHRAHGLAVAAEHGLRGPLLVWAADGLGYGPGPGPELWGGELLLLDPGAAGGGAARRLACLRPFPLPGGERAMRECRRAALGLLLAADPALLDHPGAAGCREAFSTAALELLAAAVAGGCNAPHTTALGRLFDAVASLLGVLQEQSHEGESGLRLEGLAQGCIVPPLPIEPLPLIPSPPDAQPAAPLGWLDWEPLLRRLLAARAEGAPAEALASGFHDALAASLVAAAARAAEITGCPQVALAGGCFQNALLLQGSLTGLRRAGLVPFWSEQVPCNDGGLALGQLWAVLGSVSRTEAAAPAPHVPGHRGPDPGHR, translated from the coding sequence TTGAGCCAGGCCCGGCTGCTGCTGCACTGCCGCGGCACCGTGCAGGGGGTGGGCTTCCGGCCCTTCGTGCATCGCCTCGCCTCTGAGCTGGCCCTCACCGGCGAGCTGGAGAACGTGGCGGGAGCGGTGCGGCTGGACCTGCACGGCGAACGCCCGGCCCTGGAGACGTTTCTGAGCCGCCTTGCCAGGGAGCTGCCGCTGCCGGCGGTGCTGCGGCCGCTGCAGCCCACATGGCTCCCGCCCCGGCTGCCGCCGCCGGCCGGCCTGCGCATCGCCGCGGCGGCGCCCCGGCCCCTGGGTCCAGGCCTGTTCGCGCCGGCCCTGCTGGCCGACCGGGCCCCCTGCCCCGCCTGCCGGGCCGAGCTGGCCGATCCCGCCAGCCGCCGCCACCGCTACCCGTTCATCAGCTGCTGCGTGTGCGGCCCGCGCTATTCGATCGCCACCGCCGAGCCCTTCGCCCGCGCCCACACCACCCTGGCCGCCTTCCCCTTGTGCCCTGCCTGCCGGCGGGAGTTCGAGGATCCAACCGACCGCCGCTTCCACGCCGAAACCACCGGCTGCCCCGCCTGCGGGCCGCGGCTGGCGCTGGTGGATGGCAACGGCAACCCTCTCCCCGCTGCTGAGGGCCGCGACCCGATCGCCGCCGCGGCCGCCCTGCTCCGCTCCGGCGGCATCCTGGCCCTGCAGGGGGTGGGCGGCTTCCAGCTGCTGGTGGAGGCCACCCGGCCCCAGGCCGTGGCGGAACTGCGGCGGCGCAAGCGGCGGCCCGCCAAGCCCTTTGCGCTGCTGGTGGGCGATCCGGCCTGGCTGGCGGCAGAGGTGCGGATCGGCCCGGCGGAGCTGGCGCTGCTGCGCTCGCCGGCGGCGCCGATCGTGCTGCTGCGCCGCCGCCATGGCACCGTGGCGGTCTCCCTGGCCACGGATGTGGCCCCCGGCAGCCCGAGCCTCGGCGTGATGCTGCCCGCCTCGCCGCTGCACCAGCTGCTGGTGGAGGCGGTGGGCCGGCCGCTGGTGGCCACCAGCGGCAACCCCAGCGGCGAGCCCCTCTGCATCGATCCCCTCGAGGCCCGCCAGCGGCTGGGCGCCATCGCCGATGGCTTCCTGCTGCACAACCGCCCCATCGCCCGCCCCCTCGACGACTCCCTGCTGCAGCTCATCGACGGCCGCCCCGCCCTGCTGCGCCGCGCCCGCGGCTACGCCCCGGCCCCCCTCGATCTGCCTCAGCCTCCCCCCGCCGATCGGGCCGTGCTGGCCCTGGGCGGCGACCTCAAGGCGGCCCCGGCCCTGGCCCGGGGCGGTCGCGTGTGGGTGGCGCCCTACCAGGGCGATCTGGCCGGCCTGCGCCAGCAGCAGGCGGTGGAGCAGGGGCTCGACGCGATCCTGGAGCCCGGCCCCGGCCCCGCCCTGCAGGCGCTGGTGGCCGACGCCCACCCCGGCTACGTGGGCGGCGCCATCGCCGCGCGGCTGGCCCGGCGGCACGGGTTGCCCCTGCATCGGGTGCAGCACCACCGCGCCCATGGCCTGGCGGTGGCGGCCGAGCACGGCCTCAGGGGGCCCCTGCTGGTGTGGGCCGCCGACGGGCTGGGCTACGGCCCCGGGCCTGGGCCAGAACTCTGGGGCGGTGAGCTGCTGCTGCTGGATCCCGGCGCGGCGGGCGGGGGGGCAGCCCGGCGGCTGGCCTGTCTGCGGCCCTTCCCGCTGCCGGGCGGGGAGCGGGCCATGCGCGAGTGTCGCCGGGCGGCTCTGGGGCTGCTGCTGGCGGCCGATCCCGCCCTGCTCGATCACCCCGGCGCCGCCGGCTGCCGGGAGGCCTTCAGCACCGCCGCCCTGGAGCTGCTGGCGGCGGCCGTGGCCGGTGGCTGCAACGCGCCCCACACCACAGCCCTGGGGCGGCTGTTCGATGCCGTGGCTTCCCTGCTGGGCGTGCTGCAGGAGCAGAGCCACGAGGGGGAGAGCGGGCTGCGGCTGGAGGGGCTGGCCCAGGGCTGCATCGTGCCCCCGCTGCCCATCGAGCCCCTTCCCCTGATCCCCTCCCCCCCCGACGCCCAGCCCGCTGCGCCCCTGGGCTGGCTCGACTGGGAGCCGCTGCTGCGCCGGCTGCTGGCGGCCCGGGCCGAGGGCGCCCCCGCCGAGGCGCTGGCGTCAGGCTTTCATGACGCTCTGGCGGCCTCGCTGGTGGCCGCGGCGGCCCGGGCGGCCGAGATCACCGGCTGCCCCCAGGTGGCCCTGGCCGGCGGCTGCTTCCAGAACGCCCTGCTGCTGCAGGGCTCCCTCACCGGACTGCGCCGCGCCGGCCTCGTGCCCTTCTGGAGCGAGCAGGTGCCCTGCAACGACGGCGGCCTGGCCCTGGGCCAGCTGTGGGCAGTTCTGGGGAGCGTTTCTAGAACGGAGGCAGCCGCTCCGGCACCCCATGTGCCTGGCCACCGCGGGCCTGATCCTGGACATCGCTGA
- a CDS encoding HypC/HybG/HupF family hydrogenase formation chaperone: MCLATAGLILDIAEAGDPLWRSAEVDFGGVRQQVSLACLPEAVVGDRVLVHVGVALALVDEAELQGEGE, from the coding sequence ATGTGCCTGGCCACCGCGGGCCTGATCCTGGACATCGCTGAGGCCGGGGATCCCCTCTGGCGGAGCGCGGAGGTGGATTTCGGCGGCGTGCGCCAGCAGGTGAGCCTGGCCTGCCTGCCCGAGGCGGTGGTGGGTGACCGGGTGCTCGTGCACGTGGGGGTGGCCCTCGCCCTGGTGGACGAAGCGGAGCTTCAGGGAGAAGGGGAATGA